One Planktothrix serta PCC 8927 DNA segment encodes these proteins:
- the menH gene encoding 2-succinyl-6-hydroxy-2,4-cyclohexadiene-1-carboxylate synthase, producing MPFLRLKNYQFYYTLNGNINQPLILFLHGFLGNSQDFNTRISPLFPQFCCLTIDLPGHGQTQVLGEDSYYTMSETATALIEVLDSLKISPCYLMGYSMGGRLGLYLTLHFPQYFKKVILESTSPGLKTESERLQRLISDTQKAEQLKTLDFPTFLEQWYHQPLFQTLKNHPEFQQIFAHRLKNNPLELSKSLRYLGTGNQPSLWEKLSPNQIPLLLLVGEFDHKFKQINQEIKTLCSVSQLQIIPHCGHNILIENPQAWINVIIKFLSQ from the coding sequence ATGCCGTTTTTAAGGTTAAAAAATTACCAATTTTATTATACCCTAAACGGCAATATAAATCAACCTTTAATTTTATTTTTACATGGATTTCTGGGAAATAGCCAAGATTTTAATACCCGAATTTCCCCCCTTTTCCCCCAGTTTTGCTGTTTAACTATTGACCTCCCTGGACATGGACAAACCCAAGTATTAGGAGAAGATAGTTATTATACAATGTCAGAAACAGCAACCGCGTTAATAGAAGTCTTAGACTCTCTGAAGATTTCCCCATGTTATTTAATGGGATATTCAATGGGGGGAAGATTAGGACTATATTTAACCCTACATTTTCCCCAATATTTTAAAAAAGTAATATTAGAATCCACCTCCCCAGGACTCAAAACCGAGTCAGAGCGGTTACAACGGTTGATTTCAGATACTCAAAAAGCCGAACAACTAAAAACCCTAGATTTCCCTACTTTTTTAGAACAGTGGTATCATCAACCCCTGTTTCAAACCTTAAAAAATCATCCTGAATTTCAACAAATTTTTGCTCATCGGTTAAAGAATAATCCCCTGGAATTATCAAAATCCCTCCGTTATTTAGGAACCGGAAATCAACCCTCCCTCTGGGAAAAGTTATCACCAAATCAAATTCCTTTATTGCTGTTAGTCGGGGAATTTGATCATAAATTTAAACAGATTAATCAAGAAATCAAGACATTATGTTCCGTTTCCCAGTTGCAAATTATCCCCCATTGTGGTCATAATATTTTAATCGAAAATCCTCAAGCGTGGATCAATGTAATTATTAAATTTTTATCTCAATGA
- a CDS encoding o-succinylbenzoate synthase: MNYQFQFEPYQRAFKTPLKTAHGIWKTRTGIILNLTDEKGYIGWGEIAPLSWFGSETLEDAIAFCQQLPSFISIETIFTIPDNLPACQFGFESAFNQLNPNPSVDLSQLHYSGLLPTGKTVLTAWKTLFQQGYHTLKWKIGVDDITEEINIFQQLINQETRFLQETGFLSPSQKIYFRLDANGGLTFEQAQRWLEICDLININQELIEIEFLEQPLSISKFDLMLELCDRYSTPLALDESVANLQQLNSCYQQGWSDIFVIKPAIFGSPKKLKNFCQNNQIDSVFSSVFETDIGQQSALKLASELLLYDRAVGFGINHWFIEY; encoded by the coding sequence ATGAACTATCAATTTCAATTTGAACCCTATCAACGTGCGTTTAAAACTCCGCTTAAAACGGCTCACGGAATTTGGAAAACACGAACCGGAATTATTTTAAATTTAACCGATGAAAAGGGTTATATTGGCTGGGGAGAAATTGCTCCTTTAAGTTGGTTTGGGTCAGAAACCTTAGAAGATGCGATCGCATTTTGTCAACAACTTCCGAGTTTTATTTCAATAGAAACTATTTTCACTATTCCCGATAATTTACCCGCTTGTCAATTTGGGTTTGAATCTGCATTTAATCAGTTAAACCCTAACCCCTCAGTTGATTTATCTCAACTTCACTATAGCGGGTTATTACCCACTGGAAAAACGGTATTAACGGCTTGGAAAACTTTATTTCAGCAAGGATATCACACTTTAAAATGGAAAATTGGCGTTGATGATATTACAGAAGAAATCAATATTTTTCAACAGTTAATTAACCAAGAAACTCGGTTTCTTCAAGAAACTGGGTTTTTGTCTCCTTCTCAAAAAATCTATTTCAGGTTAGATGCGAATGGCGGGTTAACTTTTGAACAAGCGCAACGCTGGTTAGAAATCTGTGATTTAATTAATATTAATCAAGAGTTAATTGAAATTGAATTTTTAGAACAACCTCTATCTATCTCTAAATTTGATTTAATGTTAGAATTATGCGATCGCTATTCTACTCCTCTCGCCTTAGATGAATCCGTTGCTAATTTACAACAATTAAACTCTTGTTATCAGCAAGGATGGTCAGATATTTTTGTAATTAAACCTGCTATTTTTGGTTCTCCTAAAAAACTTAAGAATTTTTGTCAAAATAATCAAATTGATTCTGTTTTTTCCTCTGTTTTTGAAACTGATATCGGTCAACAATCTGCTTTAAAACTTGCTTCTGAACTGTTATTATATGATCGTGCGGTTGGCTTTGGAATTAATCATTGGTTTATAGAATATTAA
- a CDS encoding KGK domain-containing protein, which translates to MTDNFYPLTCDDDLLLIDKDTFTVARFKEFVMDSLKDKIYNDRSFSSDPRFKILFNTLNNYNYIIDNKVKLQLTQSSWSNVSESVECKLLSLSSGKGWISGKLIIKSTVNLFPEDYKNFTYDPKSPSYPKSEIEMELQFCPDEPEPLETSLEQLETSDSCLDELRQQLQIYQ; encoded by the coding sequence ATGACTGATAATTTTTATCCTTTAACTTGTGATGACGATCTTTTATTGATTGATAAAGATACTTTTACTGTTGCTAGGTTTAAAGAATTTGTGATGGATTCTTTGAAAGACAAAATTTATAATGACCGGAGTTTTTCATCAGACCCAAGGTTTAAGATCTTATTTAATACTCTTAATAATTATAATTATATAATTGATAATAAAGTAAAGCTACAATTAACACAAAGTTCTTGGAGTAATGTTAGTGAGTCTGTTGAATGTAAATTATTGAGTTTAAGTTCTGGTAAAGGTTGGATTAGTGGTAAATTAATTATAAAAAGCACAGTTAATCTTTTTCCTGAAGACTATAAAAACTTTACTTATGATCCAAAATCTCCATCTTACCCAAAATCTGAAATTGAGATGGAATTACAATTTTGTCCTGACGAACCCGAACCATTAGAAACGTCACTCGAACAATTAGAAACCTCTGATTCTTGTCTGGATGAATTAAGACAACAACTACAAATTTATCAATAA
- the purD gene encoding phosphoribosylamine--glycine ligase, translating into MKILIVGNGGREHAIAWTLLQSPKVEKVFCTPGNGGTATLKGCENYPISVEDFEGIKNLVETQGISLVVVGPELPLALGITDYLQQHNIKVFGPNQAGAQLEASKAWSKAFMEDAGIPTAKAAVFTDADTAKAYIQTVPIVVKADGLAAGKGVTVATTVEMAYEAIDTIFAGEFGQDNLRVVVEDFLSGQEASVLALTDGLTIRPLVPAQDHKQAGEGDTGPNTGGMGAYAPTPIVPPELLSRVQQQVLEPTLATLRQRGINYCGVVYAGLMISPEGEIQVLEFNCRFGDPETQAVLALLETPLEEVLLACCEQRLEQISLTWKSGVSVCVVLASGGYPGSYQKGKVITGIQEAEASGAIVFHAGTKLQDGQILTDGGRVLGVTAIGSSFKDAITQTYKAVDCINFEGLYYRRDIGFRVDH; encoded by the coding sequence GTGAAAATTCTAATTGTTGGAAATGGGGGACGGGAACACGCCATCGCTTGGACATTGCTCCAGTCACCCAAGGTTGAAAAAGTATTTTGTACCCCTGGGAATGGAGGGACGGCTACCCTCAAAGGCTGTGAAAATTATCCGATTTCCGTTGAAGATTTTGAAGGGATTAAAAATTTAGTGGAAACTCAGGGAATATCCTTAGTTGTCGTGGGGCCAGAATTACCCCTCGCTTTGGGAATTACCGACTATTTACAACAACACAATATTAAAGTATTCGGCCCTAACCAAGCCGGAGCGCAACTCGAAGCCAGTAAAGCTTGGTCAAAAGCTTTCATGGAAGACGCCGGAATTCCGACTGCTAAAGCGGCTGTCTTTACCGATGCTGACACTGCTAAAGCCTATATTCAAACCGTCCCTATTGTGGTTAAAGCCGATGGGTTAGCCGCCGGAAAGGGTGTCACCGTTGCGACGACCGTTGAAATGGCCTATGAAGCCATTGATACGATTTTCGCCGGAGAATTTGGCCAGGATAACCTGCGGGTTGTGGTGGAGGACTTTTTAAGCGGACAGGAAGCATCTGTACTCGCCCTCACAGACGGCCTAACCATTCGCCCCTTAGTTCCCGCCCAAGACCATAAACAAGCCGGAGAAGGGGATACTGGCCCCAATACGGGGGGCATGGGTGCTTATGCTCCCACTCCCATTGTTCCTCCTGAACTCCTGTCCCGTGTGCAACAGCAGGTCTTAGAACCTACTTTAGCCACCCTGCGTCAACGGGGAATTAACTATTGCGGGGTGGTGTATGCGGGGTTAATGATTTCCCCAGAAGGTGAAATTCAGGTTTTGGAATTTAACTGTCGGTTTGGCGACCCGGAAACCCAAGCGGTGCTGGCGTTATTAGAAACTCCCTTAGAGGAAGTTCTACTCGCCTGTTGTGAACAACGTTTAGAACAAATTTCTCTGACCTGGAAATCTGGGGTTTCCGTTTGTGTGGTTTTAGCTTCTGGGGGTTATCCAGGTTCTTATCAAAAAGGCAAGGTCATCACCGGAATACAAGAGGCTGAAGCATCTGGGGCCATTGTCTTCCATGCGGGAACCAAACTCCAAGACGGCCAAATTCTCACCGATGGCGGACGAGTTTTAGGGGTTACGGCTATTGGGTCTAGCTTCAAAGATGCCATCACCCAAACCTACAAAGCCGTTGACTGTATTAACTTTGAAGGACTCTATTACCGTCGGGATATTGGGTTTAGGGTTGACCATTAA
- a CDS encoding ATP-binding protein: protein MLRVLKKIGDIIGRWWSEFTLQTRLMAGATLVVSLLMSSLTFWAVNTIQEDARLNDTRYGRDLGLLLAANVAPLIAEEKRDEVARFSRQFYTSTSSVRYMLYADQEGEIYLGLPFSDSAVQNSLTLRRRMQLPDNFLASVETGNFADLPMVRQHLTPGGEVTDVFVPMMHNGNYLGILAIGINPNPTVVVSSNLTRDVTLAVFVSIWVMVILGAVFNALTITQPIKELVQGVKNITAGNFNQRVDLPFGGELGELIYSFNEMAERLESFEEQNFEELTAEKAKLETLVSTIADGAVLIDAELNLMLVNPTARRLFGWEGTTVIGNNVLNFLPLLVAEELSQPLQKIASGTLEGGEFRCSLGEPTNRTLRILVTTVLLHKSPGSEPLCHSCTHDTDNSCELSERPNVQECTLYDYELMATHTEEGNYRESLKGIAMTIQDITREVELNDAKSQFISNVSHELRTPLFNIKSFIETLHDYGEDLTEEERMEFLATANHETDRLTRLVNDVLDLSRLESCRIYHFEGVDMAQVVEQTLRTYQLNAKDKGIELSREIEPDLPGVLGHYDLLLQVVTNLVGNSLKFTPSGGRVIIRVYLLEDNDLKINQEVEEIEKGGWIISPPPPRPIDLHLVKNQPKTRYIRTEVSDTGTGIAPEDQDAVFTRFFRVENRVHTLEGTGLGLSIVKNIIEKHRSQVHLISELGVGTTFWFDLAVCQEETQSLAFSNDIFIGEPSISISKI, encoded by the coding sequence ATGCTGAGAGTCCTCAAAAAAATCGGTGACATTATTGGTAGATGGTGGTCAGAGTTTACCCTGCAAACTCGGTTAATGGCGGGAGCAACTCTGGTGGTTTCCTTATTGATGAGTAGTTTAACTTTTTGGGCGGTTAATACCATTCAAGAAGATGCTCGTCTCAATGATACTCGTTACGGTCGAGATTTAGGGTTACTTTTAGCCGCCAATGTTGCCCCTTTAATTGCTGAAGAAAAACGGGATGAAGTCGCGCGATTTTCTCGTCAATTTTACACCAGTACCTCTAGTGTCCGTTATATGTTGTATGCGGATCAAGAGGGGGAAATTTATCTCGGTTTACCCTTTTCTGACTCGGCGGTGCAAAATTCTTTAACTTTGCGTCGGCGGATGCAATTACCGGATAATTTTTTAGCCAGTGTAGAGACGGGAAATTTTGCTGATTTACCGATGGTAAGACAGCATTTAACACCGGGCGGAGAAGTGACGGATGTTTTTGTTCCGATGATGCACAATGGCAATTATTTAGGAATTTTAGCGATTGGAATTAATCCTAATCCTACCGTTGTTGTCTCCTCAAATTTAACCCGTGATGTGACATTAGCGGTGTTTGTTTCGATTTGGGTGATGGTGATTTTAGGGGCGGTTTTTAATGCCTTAACCATTACTCAACCGATTAAAGAATTAGTCCAAGGCGTTAAAAATATTACGGCGGGAAATTTTAATCAACGGGTGGATTTACCCTTTGGAGGAGAATTAGGAGAATTAATTTATAGCTTTAATGAAATGGCGGAACGCCTAGAAAGTTTTGAAGAACAAAATTTTGAAGAACTAACAGCCGAAAAAGCAAAGTTAGAAACCTTAGTTTCAACGATTGCTGATGGGGCAGTTTTAATTGATGCCGAACTGAATTTAATGTTAGTGAATCCTACCGCCCGCCGTCTATTTGGCTGGGAAGGGACAACGGTGATTGGTAATAATGTTCTCAACTTTTTACCCCTATTGGTAGCCGAAGAATTATCACAACCTTTACAAAAAATTGCGAGTGGAACATTGGAGGGGGGCGAGTTTCGTTGTTCTTTGGGAGAACCGACAAATCGAACATTACGGATTTTAGTAACAACGGTTTTATTACATAAATCTCCGGGTTCAGAACCTTTGTGTCATAGTTGTACTCATGATACGGATAATAGTTGTGAATTATCGGAACGTCCTAACGTTCAAGAATGTACGTTATATGACTATGAACTGATGGCAACCCATACCGAAGAAGGGAATTATCGGGAAAGTTTAAAAGGGATTGCGATGACGATTCAGGATATTACGCGGGAAGTGGAGTTAAATGATGCTAAAAGTCAATTTATTAGTAACGTTTCCCATGAATTAAGAACGCCTTTATTTAATATTAAATCTTTTATTGAAACTTTGCATGATTATGGCGAAGATTTAACGGAAGAAGAACGCATGGAATTTTTAGCAACGGCGAATCATGAGACGGATCGTTTAACTCGTTTAGTTAATGATGTGTTAGATTTGTCTCGGTTAGAATCTTGCCGGATCTATCATTTTGAAGGCGTTGATATGGCGCAAGTTGTGGAACAAACCTTGAGAACCTATCAACTGAATGCTAAGGATAAAGGGATTGAACTCAGTCGAGAAATAGAACCCGATTTACCTGGGGTTTTAGGACATTATGATTTATTGTTGCAAGTGGTAACGAATTTAGTCGGAAATTCTCTAAAATTTACTCCTTCAGGAGGACGAGTCATTATTCGGGTTTATTTGTTAGAAGACAATGATCTCAAGATTAATCAAGAAGTTGAAGAAATCGAAAAAGGGGGCTGGATTATTTCGCCGCCACCGCCTCGTCCCATTGATTTACATTTAGTTAAAAATCAACCCAAAACTCGTTATATTCGCACTGAAGTTTCGGATACAGGAACGGGAATTGCGCCGGAAGATCAAGATGCTGTGTTTACTCGGTTTTTCCGGGTAGAAAATCGAGTTCATACTTTAGAAGGAACCGGATTAGGGTTGTCTATTGTTAAAAATATTATTGAAAAACATCGCAGTCAAGTCCATTTAATTAGTGAGTTGGGCGTGGGAACAACTTTCTGGTTCGATTTAGCTGTGTGTCAGGAAGAAACACAATCTCTTGCTTTCAGCAATGATATTTTTATCGGAGAACCTTCGATTTCCATTTCTAAAATATAG